The following DNA comes from Ignavibacteria bacterium.
GTCATCATACTTTGGGTCATTCTGCATATCTTTAGGTGTACCTTTGATGTGCATCGCAATTGCTGAGGCTTTATGCTTTGCAATTGTTTCAGCCATAACGCTTTCAAACCCGAATGCGCTGATATCATTTACAATTAACGCGCCTGCTTTCAGAGCCTCATCTGCGACTTCAGCGCGATAGGTATCAACACTTATGGGAATGCTTACCTCTTTTGCAAGTGCTGTTATCACAGGTAAGACCCTTTTTAATTCTTCTTCAGCGGATACTTCATCTGCACCGGGTCGAGTGGAAGCCCCGCCAACTTCGATAAAATCAGCGCCAAGCTTTTCCATTTCTTTGCCATGAGCGATTGCTGCTGCAGGATCCATAAATTTTCCGCCATCGCTGAATGAATCAGGTGTAACATTTATAACACCCATTACATGGGTCCTTGCGCTCAGATCGTAAACTTTTTTACCGAATGTATATGAATAATTATCGTTCATTAAATGATTTTATATTTAGATTATTGTATTAATTTTCAATTTCAGTATCTTCAATTTTTGTAAATAAAATTTCCGGTTTGTTCAGCTTATGGCCGCCTTTAAGAAGCATTTCATATGAGCTGTTCCAGCTGTTACCTTCAGGAGATATATTCAGCATTCTGAACAGCTTTTCTGATGCAAAAGGCAAAACCGGGTTGAATAAAACGGCAAATGCTCTGCAAAGCTGAAGGCAGGTATTTATAATTGTACCGCATCTTGTTTTATCATCTTTAATTACCTTCCATGGCTCTGTATCATTAAAATACTTATTCGCTTCGCGGACAAGATTCATAGTTTCACTTACTGCGTCCTTAAATTTGTAATTTTCATAATAAGATGCAATACTTGATGTATATGATTTTATGCTGTTTATAATATTACTGTCAATTTCTTTGTATTCACCGGCTTCAGGAACTACTCCTTCAAAGTATTTTTCCGCGAATACGAATGTACGGTTAACAAAATTTCCGAGAATTGCACCAAGCTCGTTGTTATTTTTAGCCTGCAGGTCTTTCCAGTAGAAATCGGAATCTTTATTCTCAGGCAGGCTTGTTGCAAGAGCGTACCTGACGCTATCGGGGTTATATTTACCAACAGCATAAGCTACATCTATCGAGTGTCCCCTGCTTTTTGAAAGCTTGCCGCCTTCAAAATTGAGGAATTCATTCGCCGGAACGTTATCTGGAAGAATAAGATCACCATGCGCCATTATCATGGCCGGAAAAAAAATAGCGTGAAATATAATATTATCCTTACCAACAAAGTGAACAAGCATAGTATCATCCTTACACCAGTAATCTTTCCATTTTTCAGGAGTACCCAGTTCTTCAAAATATTCCTTTGTGATAGATATATAACCTATAGGCGCTTCGAACCAGACATAAATCACTTTGCCATCGTTTCCTTCAACGGGTACAGGAACTCCCCATGCCATATCACGTGTAATTGCCCTGTCATGAAGTCCCGTTTTAAACCAGCCATTGCAGTAATTCACAACATTTGGCTTCCATTCACCGTGTGAAGCAATCCATTCCTTTAATCTATCCTGGAACTTTGACAGCGGGAAAAAGTAATGAGTTGATTCTTTTACAACAGGTGTATCACCAGTAATTTTGGAACGCGGATTAATGAGCTCCAGCGGTGAAAGCGCGCTTCCGCAATTTTCGCATTCATCTCCCCTGGCTTCTTCGAAGCCGCAGACCGGACATGTGCCGATTACATAACGGTCAGCCAGAAAGCGCTGTTCCTTTTCGGAATAAAGCTGCTTTTCAGTTTTTTTGTAAAGAAGATCTTTACTGTAAAGATTAAGGAAAAAATCCTGTGCGGTTTTTTTATGCATTTCTGTTGAAGTACGGGAATAAATATCAAATGCGATACCCAGATCTTCAAAAGCCTTTTTATTGGCAAAGTGATACTTATCAATTATCTCTTTTGGTGAAACACCTTCCTGCAGCGCAGACATTTCAATGGCTGTGCCGTGTTCATCGGAGCCGCAGATGAAAACTACATCTCTGCCTGCAGCCCGTAAATAACGGACATACATATCCGGCGGAAGGTATGCTCCCGCTATGTGCCCTAAATGGATATTTCCGTTGGTATAAGGTAAAGCAGCTGTAACTAAGATCCTGTTGTATTTTGTTGATTTTTCCATAATAATCTACAAATATACCCATCATAAAAATAAAAAGCCTGCCATAAATACGGCAGGCGGTTTTAAACATTAAAACAGAAGATTCCTGCTTCCGCAATAACGACAAATTTTATTTCACCAATACCATTTTTTTTCTTTCTGTAAATTCACCC
Coding sequences within:
- the folP gene encoding dihydropteroate synthase, with protein sequence MNDNYSYTFGKKVYDLSARTHVMGVINVTPDSFSDGGKFMDPAAAIAHGKEMEKLGADFIEVGGASTRPGADEVSAEEELKRVLPVITALAKEVSIPISVDTYRAEVADEALKAGALIVNDISAFGFESVMAETIAKHKASAIAMHIKGTPKDMQNDPKYDDLMAEIITYFENVAWKANVAGIKQVIIDPGICFGKTVEHNLQILKNLSDLKRLDTPIMIGVSRKSMIAKILDNEDVNDRHEGTITLNTIGVLNGAHIIRVHDVKEGVRTARIIDAYRKA
- the metG gene encoding methionine--tRNA ligase produces the protein MEKSTKYNRILVTAALPYTNGNIHLGHIAGAYLPPDMYVRYLRAAGRDVVFICGSDEHGTAIEMSALQEGVSPKEIIDKYHFANKKAFEDLGIAFDIYSRTSTEMHKKTAQDFFLNLYSKDLLYKKTEKQLYSEKEQRFLADRYVIGTCPVCGFEEARGDECENCGSALSPLELINPRSKITGDTPVVKESTHYFFPLSKFQDRLKEWIASHGEWKPNVVNYCNGWFKTGLHDRAITRDMAWGVPVPVEGNDGKVIYVWFEAPIGYISITKEYFEELGTPEKWKDYWCKDDTMLVHFVGKDNIIFHAIFFPAMIMAHGDLILPDNVPANEFLNFEGGKLSKSRGHSIDVAYAVGKYNPDSVRYALATSLPENKDSDFYWKDLQAKNNNELGAILGNFVNRTFVFAEKYFEGVVPEAGEYKEIDSNIINSIKSYTSSIASYYENYKFKDAVSETMNLVREANKYFNDTEPWKVIKDDKTRCGTIINTCLQLCRAFAVLFNPVLPFASEKLFRMLNISPEGNSWNSSYEMLLKGGHKLNKPEILFTKIEDTEIEN